CGCGAGCTCAGCGGCGCGATGAACATCGCCCGCGAGAGCGGCCGCCGCACCATGGCCATCGGCATCTTCATCAAGGACCGCGACATGGGCTCGGTGGTCAAGGACATGCAGGCCCGCGTGAACGGCGCAGTCAAGCTGCCCGAGAGCTACACCGTCACCTGGTCGGGCGAGTTCGAGAACCAGGAGCGGGCCATGAAGCGGCTGTCGGTGGTGGTGCCGATCTCGCTGCTGCTGATCTTCGTGCTGCTGTTCGACGCCTTCAAGTCGGTGCAGCTGGCCACGCTGATCCTGGTCAACGTGCCGCTGGCGCTGATCGGCGGCTTCGTCGCCCTGTGGGTGTTCGGCATCCCGCTGTCGGTGTCGGCGGCGATCGGCTTCATCGCGCTGTCGGGGCAGGCGGTGCTCAACGGGGTGGTGATGCTGTCGGTATTCCAGCAGCTGCGCTCCCAGGGCGCCGACGTGCTGACCGCCGCCCGCACCGGCTCCATGCAGCGCCTGCGCACCGTGCTGATGACGGCCATGCTGGCGGCGCTGGGGCTGTTGCCGATGGCGCTGTCGCACGACATCGGCTCCGAGACCCAGCGCCCGCTGGCCATCGTGGTCATCGGCGGGCTGATCACCGCCACGCTGCTCACCCTGGTGGTGCTGCCGGTGCTCTACGTCGCCTGGTTCAGCCGGCGCGGCGCGGCGGCCCGCGAGGCGGCGGCGACCCCGGCGGCGCTGCTGGAAGAACCGGTCTGACGCGGCGGCGCGGGCCCGCCGCGGCCGCGCCACCGTGGTCTACAGTGCGCCCATGGACGGGCTGCACCTCACCGCCGACCTGCACGGCTGCCGTTGCGACGCGCACTGGCTGACCGATGCGCCGCGCCTGCTGGCGTGGTGCCGGGCGGCGGTGCAGGAGGCCGGCCTGCAACCGGTGGCGGAGCTGGCGCACGCCTTCCCGGCCAGCGCCAGCGGGGCCGGCGGCGTCACCGCCACCGTCCTGCTGGCCGAGTCGCACCTGTGCCTGCACACCTGGCCCGAGCTGGGCGCGGTGACCGCCGACGTCTACGTGTGCAACTTCGGCGCCGACCACTCGGCCCGGGCGCGGGCCCTGATGGACGCCGTGCTGCACCACTTCCGGCCCGCGGCCGTCGACGAGCGCGACCTGCGGCGCGGGCGCGCACCGCGCGCGTTGCCCTGACAAACGGCGCGGGTATCATGGCCCGCACCGCCAAGGAGTGACCATGGGCCTGATGGATTTCGTCAAGAAGCAATTCATCGACGTCCTGCAGTGGACGGAGTCCGGCGACGGCACGCTCGCCTGGCGCCACCCGATGGCGGGGATGGAAATCCAGTACGGTGCCGCGCTCACCGTGCGCGAGTCGCAGATGGCGGTGTTCGTCAACGAGGGCAAGGTGGCCGACGTGTTCGGCCCCGGCCTGTACAAGCTGACGACGCAGACCATTCCGGTGCTGACCTACCTGAAGAACTGGGACAAGCTGTTCGAGTCGCCGTTCAAGAGCGACGTCTACTTCTTCAGCACGCGCCAGCAGGTCGACCAGCGCTGGGGCACGGCGCAGCCGATCACCATCCGCGACAAGGACTTCGGCGCCGTGCGGCTGCGCGCGTTCGGCAACTACAGCTTCCGCATCGCCGACCCGCGGCTGTTCCACACCGAGATCTCGGGCACCCGCGACAGCTACACCGTGGCCGACCTGGACGGCCAGCTGCGCGGGCTGGTGCTGCAGCACATGTCGGATGCCATCGCCAAGAGCGGCATCCCGTTCCTGGACCTGGCGGCCAACCAGGTCGCCTTCGCCCAGGCCCTGGCCAAGGAGCTCGGGCCTGCGTTCGCCGCCCTCGGGCTGCAGCTGGAGGGGCTGACGGTGCAGAACCTGTCGCTGCCCGAGGAGCTGCAGAAGGTCCTCGACCAGCGCATCGGCATGGG
Above is a genomic segment from Ramlibacter pinisoli containing:
- a CDS encoding S-adenosylmethionine decarboxylase family protein, which produces MDGLHLTADLHGCRCDAHWLTDAPRLLAWCRAAVQEAGLQPVAELAHAFPASASGAGGVTATVLLAESHLCLHTWPELGAVTADVYVCNFGADHSARARALMDAVLHHFRPAAVDERDLRRGRAPRALP
- a CDS encoding SPFH domain-containing protein, whose translation is MGLMDFVKKQFIDVLQWTESGDGTLAWRHPMAGMEIQYGAALTVRESQMAVFVNEGKVADVFGPGLYKLTTQTIPVLTYLKNWDKLFESPFKSDVYFFSTRQQVDQRWGTAQPITIRDKDFGAVRLRAFGNYSFRIADPRLFHTEISGTRDSYTVADLDGQLRGLVLQHMSDAIAKSGIPFLDLAANQVAFAQALAKELGPAFAALGLQLEGLTVQNLSLPEELQKVLDQRIGMGMVGNDMGRFMQYQTAQAIPEMAKGGGGSGIAGDAMGLGAGVALGQVLAQNLQQGLHGGTAAPAGQPAAGAPGAGVRPEDVMATLEKLGELKAKGILTQDEFDAKKAELLKKLV